A stretch of Desulfurivibrio alkaliphilus AHT 2 DNA encodes these proteins:
- a CDS encoding tetratricopeptide repeat protein, protein MSEKVENQEQLNKIIAELEQKCADKPENVPAHHHLALVYRKAGRIDDAIRELEKCLELDEQSVEAYINLGAIYFEQGNLDQALAVNLKAVKVLPEMSRAHNNIGLIKQQQGDAAAAIAAYEEAVRHDPKLTNAWVNMASCRIMAGDFEQALQAAKEAIKLAPDFGMAYNNQAVAHYYLEQYREAKEAAAKAQSHGYQVDPRFLQALEEAQSA, encoded by the coding sequence ATGTCTGAAAAGGTTGAGAATCAGGAACAGTTAAACAAAATCATTGCCGAGCTGGAACAGAAATGTGCCGACAAGCCCGAAAACGTTCCGGCCCACCACCATCTGGCCCTGGTGTACCGCAAAGCAGGCCGCATCGACGACGCCATCCGGGAGCTGGAAAAATGCCTGGAGCTGGATGAACAATCGGTGGAAGCATACATCAACCTGGGCGCCATTTATTTTGAGCAGGGCAACCTGGACCAGGCTTTGGCGGTCAACCTCAAAGCCGTAAAGGTGTTGCCGGAAATGTCCCGGGCGCACAACAACATCGGCCTGATCAAGCAGCAGCAGGGCGATGCCGCTGCCGCCATCGCCGCCTATGAAGAAGCGGTGCGCCACGACCCCAAGCTCACCAATGCCTGGGTCAACATGGCCTCCTGCCGGATCATGGCCGGCGATTTCGAACAGGCGCTGCAGGCGGCCAAAGAGGCGATCAAGCTCGCCCCCGACTTCGGCATGGCCTATAACAACCAGGCCGTGGCCCATTACTACCTGGAGCAGTACCGGGAAGCCAAAGAGGCTGCCGCCAAGGCGCAGAGCCACGGCTACCAGGTGGACCCGCGTTTCCTGCAAGCCCTTGAAGAAGCCCAGAGCGCATGA
- the alr gene encoding alanine racemase, with the protein MIGAASYNAVEIDLKALRVNYEAVRSRVAPGIRIMAVVKADAYGHGLEAAAGAFAGAGADCFGVGTLEEGIRLRRAGLDGEVVLLLGFDPREAAEVVEYRLSPVVFAADGLEALSRLAADRGRQVGVHLKLDAGMGRFGVAPADLTRLAAIITGLPGLRLAGMMSHFPLADVPGAETRCREQWQLLQAGGAVCLPPAGVARPLLHMANSAALLRFPWAHGDLVRPGISLYGYSPLPVELAAAGLALQPAMSLRSRVLQVKMLPAGYGISYGHRYVTPAPTRLAVLPVGYADGYPRGVSGRAQVLLGGRRVPILGTICMNACMADVSALPAVQAGDEAVFLGRQGEEFIGADELADWHGTISYELLCRIGAMNQRLYTPLS; encoded by the coding sequence ATGATCGGCGCGGCCTCTTACAATGCGGTGGAGATCGACCTTAAGGCCCTGCGGGTCAACTATGAGGCCGTACGATCCCGGGTGGCGCCGGGGATAAGGATCATGGCGGTGGTTAAGGCCGATGCTTACGGCCATGGGCTGGAAGCGGCCGCCGGTGCCTTTGCCGGGGCCGGCGCCGACTGTTTCGGGGTGGGTACCCTGGAAGAAGGGATCAGGCTGCGCCGCGCCGGGCTTGACGGGGAAGTGGTGCTGCTGCTTGGGTTTGACCCCCGGGAGGCGGCCGAGGTGGTTGAGTACCGCCTGAGTCCGGTGGTTTTTGCCGCCGACGGCCTGGAGGCGTTATCTCGCCTGGCTGCCGATCGGGGCCGGCAGGTGGGGGTGCACCTGAAGCTTGATGCCGGGATGGGCCGCTTCGGGGTGGCCCCTGCCGATCTTACCCGGTTGGCGGCGATTATTACCGGCTTGCCCGGCTTGCGGCTGGCCGGTATGATGTCTCATTTCCCTTTGGCCGATGTGCCCGGCGCGGAAACGCGCTGCCGGGAGCAGTGGCAACTGCTGCAGGCCGGAGGAGCGGTCTGCCTGCCGCCGGCGGGGGTGGCGCGGCCGCTGCTGCACATGGCCAATTCGGCCGCCCTGCTTCGCTTTCCCTGGGCACATGGAGATCTGGTGCGGCCGGGGATCAGCCTTTATGGTTATTCCCCTTTGCCGGTGGAACTTGCCGCTGCGGGCCTGGCCCTGCAGCCGGCCATGAGTCTGCGCAGCCGGGTGCTGCAGGTAAAAATGCTGCCCGCCGGCTACGGCATCAGCTACGGCCACCGCTATGTAACCCCCGCTCCCACCCGCCTGGCGGTGCTGCCGGTGGGTTATGCCGATGGTTACCCCCGGGGCGTCAGCGGCCGGGCCCAGGTATTGCTGGGTGGCCGCCGGGTGCCGATTTTGGGCACCATCTGCATGAACGCCTGCATGGCCGACGTCAGCGCGTTGCCGGCGGTGCAGGCCGGTGATGAGGCGGTTTTTCTCGGTCGCCAGGGTGAGGAGTTTATCGGGGCCGATGAACTGGCCGACTGGCACGGAACCATCAGTTATGAGCTTTTGTGCCGGATAGGCGCCATGAATCAGCGGCTTTACACCCCGTTGAGTTAA
- the argS gene encoding arginine--tRNA ligase — MIRTRVQAAVDRCFALGVERDLWTAAAAGGYAVEEPKRAGQGDFATNLAMVVAGREKRKPREIAEALVGLLSDPANNGDLFARVEVAGPGFVNCFVKPEVWQGVVPAVLARGEDYGRGHSGEGRSVLVEFVSANPTGPLSVGHGRQAVLGDAIARLLTAVGYRVTREYYYNDAGRQMRVLGESVQARYLELLGRSGDFPEDGYQGEYIREIAQALVNEQGEALKDAPDHLPFTKKAEEVIFADINATLARLGIKFDHYYNEHTLYEQGLVDDVVASLRDKGLVYDQDGAVWFKTTEFGLEQDRVIIKSSGEPTYRLPDIAYHREKMRRGYDWLVNVLGSDHIATVPDVMAGLEALGYDSGKVTTVIHQFVTLMREGQQVKMSTRKATFVTVDELLDLVGADVARFFFLMRKADSQLEFDLDLATKEGQENPVYYVQYAHARLCSIERQAREKGVVPAAAEEIDFSRLEQAEELDLLQAMAGLPSLLESAAGALEPHRVVFYLQDMAAKFHGYYNRHRIVGEDLALSQARLALARALRVVFANGLQLIGVSAPESM; from the coding sequence ATGATCAGGACACGGGTGCAGGCGGCCGTTGACCGCTGTTTCGCCTTGGGCGTTGAACGTGACTTATGGACTGCGGCCGCCGCCGGCGGTTACGCGGTGGAGGAGCCCAAGCGGGCCGGGCAGGGAGATTTTGCCACCAACCTGGCCATGGTGGTCGCCGGCCGGGAAAAACGCAAGCCACGGGAGATCGCCGAGGCCCTGGTGGGGCTGCTCAGTGATCCCGCCAACAACGGTGACTTGTTCGCGCGGGTGGAGGTGGCCGGGCCGGGTTTTGTCAATTGCTTTGTCAAGCCTGAGGTCTGGCAGGGGGTTGTGCCGGCCGTGCTGGCCCGGGGCGAGGATTACGGCCGGGGTCACAGCGGGGAAGGGCGCTCGGTGCTGGTGGAATTTGTCAGTGCCAACCCCACCGGTCCCTTAAGTGTCGGCCACGGCCGCCAGGCGGTGCTGGGGGATGCCATTGCCCGCTTGCTTACCGCCGTCGGCTACCGGGTGACCAGGGAATACTACTATAACGACGCCGGCCGCCAGATGCGGGTGCTGGGGGAATCGGTGCAGGCCCGCTACCTGGAGTTGCTGGGCCGCTCCGGTGATTTCCCGGAAGACGGTTACCAGGGTGAGTATATTCGGGAGATCGCCCAGGCCCTGGTAAATGAACAGGGTGAGGCCTTGAAGGATGCTCCCGATCATTTGCCTTTCACCAAAAAGGCCGAAGAGGTGATCTTCGCCGACATCAACGCCACCCTGGCCCGCCTGGGGATCAAGTTCGACCATTACTACAACGAACACACCCTCTACGAGCAAGGCCTGGTGGATGATGTGGTGGCCAGCCTGCGCGACAAAGGGCTGGTTTACGACCAGGACGGGGCGGTTTGGTTCAAGACCACCGAGTTTGGTCTGGAGCAGGATCGGGTGATCATCAAGTCCAGCGGTGAGCCCACCTATCGCCTGCCGGATATTGCCTATCACCGGGAAAAAATGCGGCGCGGCTATGACTGGCTGGTCAATGTGCTGGGTTCCGACCATATCGCCACGGTGCCGGATGTGATGGCCGGCCTGGAAGCCCTGGGGTACGATTCCGGCAAGGTCACCACCGTGATCCACCAGTTTGTCACCCTGATGCGCGAGGGTCAGCAGGTGAAGATGTCCACCCGCAAGGCGACCTTCGTCACCGTCGACGAGTTGCTGGATCTGGTGGGGGCAGACGTGGCCCGCTTTTTCTTTCTGATGCGCAAGGCCGACAGCCAGTTGGAGTTCGATCTTGATCTGGCCACCAAGGAGGGCCAGGAAAACCCGGTTTATTACGTGCAGTATGCCCATGCCCGGCTCTGCAGTATTGAGCGCCAGGCCCGGGAAAAGGGCGTGGTGCCGGCGGCGGCGGAAGAGATCGATTTTTCCCGTTTGGAGCAGGCCGAAGAGCTTGATCTGCTGCAGGCCATGGCCGGGTTGCCGTCCCTGCTGGAAAGTGCTGCCGGGGCTTTAGAGCCCCACCGGGTGGTTTTTTACCTCCAGGATATGGCCGCCAAATTCCATGGCTATTACAACCGCCACCGGATCGTGGGTGAGGATTTAGCGTTGAGCCAGGCGCGGTTGGCCCTGGCCCGGGCCCTGCGGGTGGTCTTTGCCAACGGTCTGCAGTTAATCGGGGTCAGCGCCCCGGAAAGTATGTAG
- the secA gene encoding preprotein translocase subunit SecA encodes MLLKVMKKLFGSQNERVLKSLQPMVERINALEPEIAPLDDAALAAKTVEFRERLEQGATLDDLLPEAFAVVREASRRVLSMRHFDVQLIGGIVLHQGKIAEMKTGEGKTLVATLAVYLNALTGRGVHVVTVNDYLARRDAEWMGRLYNFLGLTVGVVIPGVDDAARKEAYAADVTYGTNNEFGFDYLRDNMKFSLDDFCQRPPHYAIVDEVDSILIDEARTPLIISGPADVSTDLYVKVNTLIPRFQPEVHYTVDEKARSVSLTEDGVALGEELLAVENLYDPRNIEQLHHLNQALKAHVLFKRDVDYLVADGQVVIVDEFTGRAMTGRRFSDGLHQALEAKEGVKVERENQTLASVTFQNYFRMYEKLAGMTGTADTEAAEFKKIYNLDVVVIPTHHPMVREDHPDAIYKTLAAKYRAIVREIKELHQEGRPVLVGTVSIDVSEKISGLLKKEKIPHSVLNAKQHAKEAEIVTEAGQQGRVTIATNMAGRGTDIKLGEGVPGLGGLHILGTSRHESRRIDNQLRGRAGRQGDPGSSRFFLSLEDDLLRVFGSDRISGIMDRLGMEEDEPIEHNMISKAIENAQRKVEGHNFEIRKHLLEYDDVMNKQREVIYGQRRELLESSDLKEAVTEMVTEQVQALAADIGDANIPSVDWDWSALEERVNDLFFFPLDWDEAAKSELNAAELESRLLELVKKRYQEREEEIGADNMRQLERLLLLQMVDSHWKEHLLNMDHLKEGIGLRGYGQKNPLIEYKREGFKMFREMIDRMEEQTVRTLFRVRLVRSDDVEELESQQRNRRQPMQLSRGEGGAEAGARQPVTRQGDKVGRNAPCPCGSGKKHKRCCGRQ; translated from the coding sequence ATGTTGTTAAAAGTAATGAAAAAATTGTTCGGCAGCCAGAATGAGCGGGTGCTGAAGTCCCTGCAGCCCATGGTGGAGCGGATCAACGCTTTGGAACCCGAGATCGCCCCCCTGGACGACGCCGCCCTGGCCGCCAAAACCGTCGAGTTCCGGGAGCGCCTGGAGCAGGGGGCCACCCTTGACGATCTGCTTCCCGAGGCCTTTGCCGTGGTCCGGGAGGCCTCCCGCCGGGTGCTGTCGATGCGGCATTTCGATGTCCAGCTCATCGGCGGCATTGTGCTGCACCAGGGCAAGATCGCCGAAATGAAAACCGGTGAGGGCAAGACCCTGGTGGCCACCCTGGCGGTCTACTTAAACGCCCTGACCGGCCGCGGCGTCCACGTGGTAACGGTAAACGATTACCTGGCCCGCCGGGACGCCGAATGGATGGGCCGGCTCTACAACTTTCTGGGGCTCACCGTCGGGGTGGTGATCCCCGGGGTCGACGATGCCGCCCGCAAGGAGGCCTACGCCGCCGATGTAACCTACGGTACCAATAACGAGTTCGGCTTCGATTACCTGCGTGACAACATGAAATTCAGCCTGGATGATTTCTGTCAGCGCCCTCCCCATTACGCCATTGTCGACGAGGTGGACAGCATCCTCATCGACGAGGCCCGTACCCCGCTGATCATCTCCGGGCCCGCCGATGTCTCCACCGACCTCTATGTCAAGGTCAACACCCTGATCCCCCGCTTTCAGCCCGAGGTGCATTACACCGTCGACGAAAAGGCCCGCTCGGTCTCCTTAACCGAGGATGGGGTGGCCCTGGGCGAGGAACTGCTGGCGGTGGAAAACCTTTATGATCCGCGCAACATTGAGCAACTCCACCATCTCAACCAGGCCCTCAAGGCCCACGTGCTGTTCAAGCGGGACGTGGACTACCTGGTGGCCGACGGCCAGGTGGTGATTGTTGATGAATTCACCGGCCGGGCCATGACCGGCCGCCGCTTCAGCGACGGCCTGCACCAGGCTTTGGAGGCCAAGGAAGGGGTCAAGGTGGAGCGGGAGAATCAGACCCTGGCATCGGTGACTTTCCAGAATTATTTTCGCATGTACGAAAAACTCGCCGGCATGACCGGTACCGCCGACACCGAGGCGGCCGAGTTCAAAAAGATCTACAACCTGGACGTGGTGGTGATTCCCACCCATCACCCGATGGTCCGGGAAGATCACCCGGATGCCATCTACAAGACCCTGGCCGCCAAGTACCGGGCCATCGTGCGGGAGATCAAGGAGCTGCACCAGGAGGGGCGGCCGGTGCTGGTGGGCACGGTGAGCATCGATGTTTCGGAGAAGATTTCCGGCCTGCTCAAGAAGGAAAAAATTCCCCATTCGGTACTCAACGCCAAACAGCACGCCAAAGAGGCGGAGATTGTGACCGAGGCCGGCCAGCAGGGAAGGGTGACCATCGCCACCAACATGGCTGGCCGGGGTACCGATATCAAGCTGGGCGAGGGCGTGCCCGGCCTGGGCGGGCTGCATATTCTGGGCACCAGCCGGCACGAGTCGCGGCGGATCGACAACCAGCTCCGGGGCCGGGCCGGACGCCAGGGCGACCCCGGTTCCTCGCGCTTTTTCCTTTCCCTGGAGGACGACCTGCTGCGGGTCTTCGGCTCCGATCGAATTTCCGGGATCATGGACCGGCTGGGCATGGAAGAGGATGAGCCCATTGAACATAACATGATCAGCAAGGCCATAGAAAACGCCCAGCGCAAGGTGGAAGGCCACAACTTCGAGATCCGCAAGCACCTGCTGGAATATGACGATGTCATGAACAAGCAGCGGGAGGTGATTTACGGCCAGCGACGGGAGCTGCTGGAGAGCAGCGACCTCAAGGAAGCAGTCACGGAGATGGTCACCGAGCAGGTGCAGGCCCTGGCCGCCGACATCGGGGACGCCAATATCCCCTCGGTGGACTGGGACTGGTCGGCCCTGGAAGAGCGGGTCAATGATCTTTTCTTCTTCCCCCTGGATTGGGACGAGGCGGCCAAAAGTGAGCTTAACGCCGCCGAGCTGGAATCCCGGCTGCTGGAGTTGGTTAAAAAACGTTACCAGGAGCGGGAGGAGGAGATTGGGGCCGACAACATGCGTCAGTTGGAACGGCTCCTGCTGCTGCAAATGGTAGACAGCCATTGGAAGGAACATCTGCTCAACATGGATCACCTCAAGGAGGGCATCGGCCTGCGCGGCTACGGCCAGAAAAACCCGCTGATCGAGTACAAACGGGAAGGATTCAAAATGTTCCGGGAGATGATCGACCGCATGGAGGAGCAGACGGTGCGCACCCTGTTCCGGGTCCGGCTGGTCAGAAGTGACGATGTTGAAGAGCTGGAGTCCCAGCAGCGCAACCGCCGGCAGCCCATGCAGTTGAGCCGTGGAGAAGGAGGAGCCGAGGCCGGGGCTCGCCAGCCGGTAACCCGGCAGGGTGACAAAGTGGGACGTAACGCACCGTGCCCCTGCGGCAGCGGCAAAAAACATAAACGCTGTTGCGGCCGGCAATAG
- a CDS encoding indolepyruvate ferredoxin oxidoreductase subunit alpha, with protein sequence MWQVDVDKDKCSGDEECVNACPAQVFEMVDGKADPVNVDECLGCETCVEVCPEGAITVTEV encoded by the coding sequence ATGTGGCAAGTTGATGTCGACAAGGACAAGTGCAGCGGTGATGAAGAGTGCGTAAACGCCTGCCCGGCTCAGGTTTTCGAGATGGTCGACGGCAAGGCTGATCCCGTCAACGTTGATGAGTGCCTGGGTTGCGAAACCTGCGTTGAGGTTTGCCCGGAAGGTGCCATCACCGTAACCGAGGTTTAA
- a CDS encoding P-loop NTPase, with amino-acid sequence MLPVASGKGGAGKSIFAASLAIALARQGARVVAADLDLGGSNLHTYLGLPNTNPGVGDFLKQQRQELRQLLIPTPFDNLRFLPGDGKTPFMANIPSKQRFLLLSQLQQLPADYVIIDLGAGSALNTMNLFGLAKNGIVITTLDTPAMMNALVFLRNFMFANLISLTAHQAPIKKDLLAAYRRSADGTNLTVAEAYRLIEQRDPLLARETRKRCGSFCPRLVYNMADEAEELQVAGRIEGTMKKNLSLQCSTLGLLFHDPAVRQAVRKNRVFLQSRPDTPYARGLAAITQRILHPPATAPTLKELVSEAKTHQSR; translated from the coding sequence ATGCTTCCCGTCGCCAGCGGCAAAGGCGGCGCCGGCAAAAGTATTTTCGCCGCCAGCCTGGCCATTGCCCTGGCCCGCCAGGGGGCCAGAGTGGTGGCGGCGGATCTCGACTTGGGCGGCTCCAACCTGCACACCTACCTTGGCCTACCCAACACCAACCCCGGGGTGGGCGATTTCCTCAAACAGCAGCGGCAGGAACTGCGGCAACTGCTGATACCAACCCCCTTTGACAACCTGCGCTTTCTGCCCGGTGACGGCAAAACCCCTTTCATGGCCAACATCCCCAGCAAGCAGCGTTTTCTGTTGCTGAGCCAGCTGCAGCAATTGCCGGCGGATTATGTCATCATCGACCTGGGCGCCGGCTCGGCCCTCAACACCATGAACCTTTTCGGCCTGGCCAAAAACGGCATTGTCATCACCACCCTGGACACCCCGGCGATGATGAACGCCCTGGTTTTCCTCCGCAACTTCATGTTCGCCAACCTCATCAGCCTCACCGCCCACCAGGCCCCCATTAAAAAGGATCTACTGGCGGCTTACCGCCGCTCTGCCGACGGGACCAACCTGACGGTGGCGGAGGCCTACCGGCTGATCGAACAGCGCGACCCCCTGCTGGCCCGGGAAACCAGGAAGCGCTGCGGGTCGTTTTGCCCCCGCCTGGTTTACAACATGGCCGACGAAGCTGAAGAGCTGCAGGTGGCCGGCCGCATCGAAGGAACCATGAAAAAAAATCTCTCGCTGCAGTGCTCCACCCTTGGGCTGCTGTTCCATGACCCGGCGGTGCGGCAGGCGGTGAGAAAAAACCGGGTCTTTCTGCAAAGCCGCCCCGACACTCCTTACGCCCGCGGCCTGGCGGCCATCACCCAACGCATCCTGCACCCCCCCGCCACCGCCCCCACCCTGAAGGAACTGGTCAGCGAGGCAAAAACCCACCAATCCCGATAA
- a CDS encoding N-acetyltransferase, which yields MMAEQFQTAGKRAHGPALPFVVRAARMDDVRAIYALLQFFAGRNLLLGRSLSSLYDHLRDFKVAVAADNDRQVLGVCSLHICWENLAEIRSLAVAESFQQGGVGRALVLACLDEARNFGISRVFTLTYQPEFFKKINFRPIDKNELPHKVWSDCINCPMFPDCNEESLIWEAGE from the coding sequence ATGATGGCTGAACAATTCCAGACCGCCGGCAAGCGGGCCCACGGCCCCGCCCTCCCATTTGTGGTGCGGGCCGCCCGCATGGATGATGTGCGGGCCATTTACGCCCTGCTGCAGTTTTTTGCCGGCCGCAATCTGTTGCTGGGCCGTTCGCTCAGTTCCCTTTACGATCACCTCCGGGACTTCAAGGTGGCGGTGGCCGCCGATAACGACCGGCAGGTGCTGGGGGTCTGCTCGTTGCATATCTGCTGGGAGAACCTGGCCGAAATCCGCTCTTTGGCGGTGGCGGAAAGCTTCCAGCAGGGCGGGGTCGGCCGGGCCCTGGTTTTGGCTTGCCTGGATGAGGCCCGTAATTTCGGCATTTCCCGGGTCTTTACCCTGACCTACCAGCCGGAGTTTTTTAAAAAGATAAACTTTCGCCCCATCGACAAAAACGAGTTGCCCCACAAGGTATGGAGCGACTGTATCAACTGCCCGATGTTCCCGGACTGCAACGAAGAATCGTTGATCTGGGAGGCCGGGGAGTGA
- a CDS encoding DVU0298 family protein, translated as MKQQQIKTRPHCPFCGDEVAQPQDQDQRKLGEFKVGHCQCGAVYACDATGHNIGSAMIEALVYACNDDWELAWELLPDQDYLTGRVESYDEITHQILEQRHLDGRYVRGVLYFVRLQKEITEIAQQRAEQKRDYLPPVEPERDPARPRQRADKKEVQRLALAGDIDGLVALTFDDVRTLRFLQRLLYTPDDDQRWWLAHVIGQVCARVATRQPGVVSDLLHRLFDASSDSAAANWGLVETMGSIIAARPDIYGAFARHLLRYINHVSTRPLVLWALGTVAARRPDLVRANQFYQLFNLLNDSDPLVRALTIRLLGRAGAREVGERLQALSREQTPVTIYEEGRPQTITVGDLAAEALKMTEKVEQA; from the coding sequence ATGAAACAACAGCAGATAAAGACCCGGCCCCACTGCCCCTTCTGCGGCGATGAAGTTGCCCAGCCCCAGGATCAGGACCAGCGCAAGCTGGGGGAGTTCAAAGTCGGCCACTGCCAGTGCGGCGCGGTCTACGCCTGTGACGCCACCGGCCACAATATCGGTTCGGCGATGATCGAAGCCCTGGTTTACGCCTGTAACGACGACTGGGAACTGGCCTGGGAGCTGCTGCCGGACCAGGACTATCTCACCGGTAGGGTGGAAAGCTACGACGAGATCACCCACCAGATCCTGGAGCAGCGCCACCTGGACGGCCGCTATGTCCGCGGCGTGCTCTACTTTGTGCGTTTACAGAAGGAAATCACCGAGATCGCCCAGCAACGGGCCGAGCAAAAGAGGGATTACCTGCCCCCCGTGGAACCGGAACGCGACCCGGCCCGCCCTCGGCAACGGGCCGACAAAAAAGAGGTGCAACGCCTGGCCCTGGCCGGCGACATTGACGGCCTGGTGGCTCTGACCTTCGATGATGTGCGCACCTTGCGTTTTCTCCAGCGCCTGCTCTACACCCCCGATGACGATCAGCGCTGGTGGCTGGCCCACGTTATCGGCCAGGTATGTGCCCGGGTGGCCACCCGCCAGCCCGGGGTGGTCAGCGACCTGCTCCATCGCCTCTTTGATGCCAGCAGCGATTCCGCCGCCGCCAACTGGGGGCTGGTGGAGACCATGGGTTCGATCATCGCCGCCCGGCCGGATATCTACGGCGCCTTTGCCCGCCACCTGCTGCGCTACATTAACCACGTCAGCACCCGCCCCCTGGTGCTCTGGGCCTTGGGGACGGTGGCCGCCAGGCGTCCGGACCTGGTCCGGGCCAACCAGTTTTACCAGTTATTCAATCTACTCAACGACTCCGACCCCTTGGTCCGGGCCCTGACCATCAGGCTGCTGGGCCGGGCCGGGGCCCGGGAGGTCGGCGAGCGCCTGCAGGCGCTCAGCCGGGAGCAGACCCCGGTGACCATTTACGAAGAAGGACGACCCCAAACCATCACCGTCGGCGATCTGGCCGCGGAGGCACTCAAGATGACAGAGAAGGTGGAACAAGCATGA
- a CDS encoding cobyrinate a,c-diamide synthase produces MTEQQQTGAGGLLVAGLAGGSGKSVVAVGLTAALRRRGHRPAVFKKGPDYIDAGWLALAAGRPCYNLDPYLMPASVIQASFDVHRAGAELAVLEGNRGLFDGVDVEGSCSSAELARLLKVPVLLVVDCTKTTRTVAAQVLGCRHFDPGLEFAGVVLNRVGGPRHESIVRQAVERYAGLPVLGAIPRSRRDFFPQRHLGVTPAVEHGEAGRAVAEMADQAEQKLDLDRIIALMGKQPQGGMPETSAGGVPPEPPLAANSPVKIGYLLDAAFQFYYPDNLEALRAAGAELVPINALEAEALPADLDALYIGGGFPETSAARLAANRSFRESVRRAAAAGLPIYAECGGLIYLGEAMVLDGREYPLAGVFPVRFGLSRKPQAHGYTVLRVERENPFYAPGTELRGHEFRYSTVEQAAIEPAALALTMARGVGFRDGHDGLTTGNVLALYTHIHALGTPEWAPALVARASSWR; encoded by the coding sequence ATGACGGAACAGCAACAAACAGGAGCTGGGGGGCTGCTGGTGGCCGGGCTGGCCGGCGGCAGCGGTAAAAGTGTGGTGGCGGTGGGGTTGACGGCGGCCCTGCGGCGGCGTGGGCACCGGCCGGCGGTCTTTAAAAAGGGCCCTGATTATATCGATGCCGGCTGGCTGGCCCTGGCCGCCGGGCGGCCCTGTTACAACCTCGACCCCTACCTGATGCCGGCGTCGGTAATCCAGGCCTCGTTTGACGTTCATCGAGCCGGAGCGGAACTGGCGGTGCTGGAAGGCAACCGGGGTCTGTTCGACGGGGTTGATGTTGAGGGGAGCTGCAGCAGCGCCGAGTTGGCCCGGTTGCTCAAGGTGCCGGTCCTGCTGGTGGTGGACTGCACCAAAACCACCCGTACCGTGGCGGCACAAGTGCTGGGCTGCCGTCATTTCGACCCCGGGCTGGAGTTTGCCGGGGTGGTGCTTAACCGGGTGGGAGGCCCGCGGCATGAGAGTATCGTCCGCCAGGCAGTGGAACGCTACGCCGGCCTGCCGGTGCTGGGGGCCATACCCCGCAGCCGGCGTGACTTTTTTCCCCAGCGGCACCTGGGGGTGACGCCCGCCGTGGAGCATGGCGAGGCCGGGCGGGCCGTGGCAGAGATGGCCGACCAGGCGGAGCAAAAACTTGATCTGGATCGTATTATTGCCCTCATGGGCAAGCAGCCGCAAGGGGGGATGCCGGAGACATCGGCCGGCGGCGTGCCCCCGGAGCCGCCGCTTGCGGCCAATTCACCGGTGAAAATCGGTTACCTGCTGGATGCCGCCTTTCAGTTTTACTACCCCGATAACCTGGAAGCCCTGCGGGCGGCCGGGGCCGAGCTGGTGCCCATCAACGCTCTCGAGGCGGAGGCCCTGCCGGCTGACCTTGATGCCCTGTATATCGGTGGCGGTTTTCCGGAAACCTCGGCGGCGCGGCTGGCTGCCAACCGCTCCTTTCGGGAATCGGTGCGGCGGGCGGCGGCGGCCGGCCTGCCCATTTACGCCGAATGCGGCGGTTTGATCTACCTGGGCGAGGCCATGGTGCTGGATGGCCGGGAATACCCCCTGGCGGGAGTTTTTCCGGTGCGTTTCGGGCTGTCGCGCAAACCCCAGGCCCATGGTTACACGGTGTTGCGGGTGGAGCGGGAAAATCCGTTCTATGCCCCCGGCACGGAGCTCCGGGGCCATGAGTTCCGTTATTCCACGGTGGAGCAGGCGGCCATTGAACCGGCCGCCCTGGCCCTGACCATGGCCCGGGGAGTCGGCTTTCGCGACGGCCATGACGGTCTTACCACCGGCAATGTGCTGGCCCTTTATACCCACATCCACGCCCTGGGCACCCCGGAGTGGGCTCCGGCCCTGGTAGCCCGGGCCTCCTCCTGGCGGTAA